In Anaerolineales bacterium, one DNA window encodes the following:
- a CDS encoding peptidase MA family metallohydrolase — translation MPFPHKGIPKIIMAVMLLAAALPLKPEQAKAQTGIEVEDPDVTVDFGRTITFQAKIKSPIPIQQVSLLYRAVHEEVTRVEALQVAEDGSVSFTYDASLNAFPPFSWVVFWFQATLNDNQTYTSDPIRFQYRDDRFPWRDTSRANVTVYWYAGDDAFGAAALDAAAAGMMAMNEFIPISLSDPIEIYIYSNISDLQDTLFLGGEPWAGGHASPSFGMVLVAIAPAAGQSIEMETKIPHELAHILLYRALGDTYNRQPAWLLEGIAAMVELYPNPEYARALDIAGKSNSLIAFEDLCISFPADAGSAFLAYAQSQSFVTYIRNSFGTSGLARLTNSYGEGFSCELGATNALGAPLSQLDARWRETVLGQNVTGVAMRNLAPFLLLLALVLVVPIWGAIDMIRQRRKSGNRPK, via the coding sequence ATGCCGTTTCCGCACAAGGGTATTCCAAAGATCATCATGGCCGTCATGCTGCTCGCGGCAGCCCTGCCCCTGAAACCCGAACAGGCAAAAGCCCAGACTGGAATCGAGGTGGAAGATCCCGACGTGACAGTCGACTTTGGGCGGACGATCACATTTCAGGCGAAGATAAAATCCCCGATCCCCATCCAGCAGGTGTCGCTTCTCTATCGCGCTGTCCACGAAGAGGTGACCCGTGTGGAGGCTTTGCAGGTTGCGGAGGATGGCTCGGTGAGTTTTACGTATGATGCTTCGCTGAACGCCTTTCCGCCGTTCAGCTGGGTCGTGTTTTGGTTTCAAGCCACATTGAACGACAATCAAACCTATACGAGTGACCCGATCCGGTTTCAATACCGGGATGACCGCTTTCCGTGGCGGGATACATCCCGTGCCAACGTAACCGTGTACTGGTATGCCGGCGATGATGCATTTGGCGCTGCCGCGCTGGATGCGGCCGCCGCGGGCATGATGGCCATGAACGAGTTCATCCCCATCTCCCTCAGCGACCCGATCGAGATCTATATTTACTCGAATATCTCCGACTTGCAGGATACATTATTTCTTGGCGGCGAGCCGTGGGCAGGCGGACATGCCAGCCCCAGTTTTGGCATGGTACTGGTTGCCATTGCGCCCGCTGCCGGGCAATCCATCGAAATGGAAACAAAGATCCCGCATGAACTCGCGCATATCCTGTTGTACCGCGCGCTTGGAGATACATACAACCGCCAGCCTGCGTGGCTGCTTGAAGGCATCGCCGCGATGGTCGAACTTTATCCAAATCCGGAATATGCCCGCGCATTGGATATTGCAGGCAAAAGCAACTCGTTGATTGCATTTGAGGACTTGTGCATCTCCTTCCCCGCGGACGCAGGTTCGGCGTTTCTGGCATATGCACAATCCCAGTCATTTGTCACCTACATCCGCAACTCATTCGGCACTTCCGGGTTGGCAAGGTTAACCAATTCATACGGCGAGGGCTTCAGTTGTGAGTTGGGCGCAACGAATGCACTCGGTGCGCCGCTCAGTCAACTGGATGCGCGCTGGCGGGAAACCGTGCTGGGACAAAATGTGACGGGCGTCGCGATGCGCAATCTCGCCCCGTTTTTATTGCTCCTGGCATTGGTGCTGGTTGTGCCGATATGGGGCGCAATCGATATGATCCGTCAAAGGAGAAAAAGTGGAAACCGACCCAAATAA
- a CDS encoding DMT family transporter gives MQALIIIILIGVMGGVAIGIQSPLASMISQRLGVLESVFLVHLGGALVALVPLLIFGSKFNQWRSLPWYAFGAGAFGLVVIFAMSYMIPRVGVAPALIILLAGQLLMGSVMDHFGWLGAVQRPFELTRLLGLSVVLAGVWLTVK, from the coding sequence ATGCAGGCACTTATCATCATCATTCTTATCGGCGTCATGGGCGGGGTTGCGATCGGCATTCAAAGCCCGCTTGCCAGCATGATCAGCCAGCGGTTGGGCGTATTGGAAAGCGTGTTCCTTGTTCACCTTGGCGGTGCGCTTGTGGCGCTTGTTCCGCTTCTGATCTTTGGAAGTAAATTCAACCAATGGCGCAGCCTGCCGTGGTATGCCTTTGGCGCGGGCGCGTTTGGATTGGTGGTGATATTTGCCATGAGTTATATGATCCCGCGTGTCGGGGTGGCGCCCGCGTTGATCATCCTGCTGGCCGGGCAGCTGTTGATGGGCTCGGTCATGGATCATTTTGGCTGGCTCGGCGCGGTGCAACGCCCGTTCGAACTGACGCGTTTGCTGGGACTGTCCGTGGTGCTGGCCGGCGTCTGGCTGACGGTGAAATAA
- a CDS encoding GNAT family N-acetyltransferase → MNIEIRGITAQDRHEWFRMRKGIWPEAPAEDLNYDMDEILASGRDAVFFAVADSRPAGMIEVRLREYAEGCETSPVGYIEGWFVYAEFRGTGAAGALTRAAEDWARENGCTEMASDTWLDNEVSIRAHKKLGYHEAERLVHFVKRL, encoded by the coding sequence ATGAATATTGAAATTCGCGGTATCACAGCGCAGGACAGACATGAGTGGTTTAGGATGCGTAAAGGTATCTGGCCTGAAGCGCCCGCTGAGGATTTGAACTATGACATGGATGAGATTCTTGCGAGCGGCAGGGACGCGGTCTTTTTTGCCGTGGCGGACAGCCGCCCGGCCGGCATGATCGAAGTCCGCCTGCGGGAGTATGCGGAGGGATGTGAGACCAGTCCCGTCGGATATATCGAGGGCTGGTTTGTCTATGCGGAATTCCGCGGTACGGGTGCGGCAGGGGCTCTCACCCGGGCGGCGGAGGACTGGGCGCGGGAAAACGGCTGTACCGAAATGGCTTCGGATACCTGGTTGGATAACGAGGTCAGCATTCGCGCGCACAAAAAACTGGGGTATCACGAGGCGGAGCGGCTGGTCCATTTTGTAAAGCGTTTGTAG
- a CDS encoding ATP-binding protein gives MSIRLKVILPYLLLTVVVAVIGVYVVTRLVANSMSDRLTNQLLEAGRVVSDSFVRLESNHINLARGVVYYEGIARAVIDENGDEAYLLAGSTLLGEGGAQNLILISPRGTEMLQIYVDENGEVKRVGQDAGSANLPIVVPLLNSRDVDEPPLRALGINLVNGETYYYTSLPLRSGDRFAGVVVVGTSMRSFQSFLKSIVLADIIIYGGNGQAIATTLGTTGSETLQAVSISEDDYREILLAEDVVTGKNLELDGRNYTLAYGPLQVGNDRIGVYAVVLPSDYVLQSGEESRSTYINLFATVMLIVIAIGFLVSRMITRPLYSLVTTSQAIAGGDLEQRTNIRAKDEIGELAATFDNMTGKLQERTHELEQINERLRRIDKTKTNFIQISAHELRTPLTVIMGYSQMLEQDTQDNPGLLKLVRGILEGSERMSGIVDSMLDVSRIDNKALVLRKTSVRMDLIIGKVSKGFAEALNERNIQLDTNGLEELPPVFADPDLIQKVFYHLVMNAIKFTPDGGSVTVSGRHLNGDAVPQVEMTVSDTGIGIDASSLPLIFERFSQTGEVLLHSSGKTKFKGGGPGLGLAIARGIVEAHGGRIRAESPGYNEETNPGSTFVVTLPVEKAPETES, from the coding sequence ATGAGCATACGTTTAAAAGTCATCCTGCCTTATTTGTTGTTGACAGTCGTTGTCGCTGTGATTGGGGTATATGTTGTCACGCGCCTGGTGGCCAACAGCATGAGCGATCGCCTGACAAATCAATTGTTGGAGGCGGGGCGTGTGGTCTCTGATAGTTTTGTGCGGCTTGAATCGAATCATATAAATTTAGCCAGAGGGGTGGTTTACTATGAGGGGATTGCCCGGGCGGTTATCGATGAAAATGGGGACGAGGCGTATCTTTTGGCAGGCTCCACCTTGTTGGGTGAGGGGGGCGCGCAAAATTTAATCCTGATTTCGCCGCGCGGAACTGAAATGCTCCAGATCTATGTGGATGAAAATGGCGAAGTGAAACGGGTGGGCCAGGACGCCGGTTCGGCAAATTTGCCCATCGTTGTTCCTCTCCTGAACAGCAGGGATGTTGATGAACCACCGCTGCGTGCGCTGGGAATCAATCTGGTGAACGGTGAGACCTATTACTATACCTCCCTGCCCTTGCGCTCGGGAGACCGGTTTGCCGGCGTGGTTGTAGTGGGCACATCCATGCGTAGTTTCCAATCTTTTCTAAAAAGCATTGTGCTTGCAGATATTATTATTTATGGCGGCAATGGGCAGGCCATCGCAACCACGCTGGGGACGACAGGTTCGGAAACCTTGCAGGCGGTTTCGATTTCAGAGGATGATTACCGCGAGATCCTGCTTGCGGAAGATGTTGTGACGGGTAAAAATCTTGAACTGGATGGGCGCAACTATACGCTGGCCTATGGCCCTTTACAGGTGGGGAATGATCGTATCGGTGTGTACGCCGTGGTTTTGCCGTCAGACTATGTGCTGCAGTCCGGCGAGGAAAGCCGAAGCACCTATATAAACCTGTTTGCAACGGTAATGCTGATTGTGATCGCGATCGGGTTTTTGGTCTCCCGTATGATCACCAGGCCATTGTATTCGCTTGTAACCACTTCGCAGGCGATCGCAGGCGGCGATCTTGAACAACGGACGAACATCCGCGCGAAGGATGAGATCGGGGAACTTGCCGCCACGTTCGACAATATGACCGGGAAACTTCAGGAACGCACGCATGAGTTGGAGCAGATCAACGAACGTTTGCGGCGGATTGACAAAACAAAAACGAACTTTATTCAGATTTCCGCCCATGAATTGCGCACTCCCCTGACCGTTATCATGGGGTATTCACAAATGCTGGAGCAGGATACGCAGGACAATCCCGGGTTATTAAAACTTGTCCGCGGAATTCTGGAAGGTTCGGAGCGCATGTCCGGCATTGTGGATAGCATGCTGGATGTTTCACGGATTGACAACAAGGCGCTTGTCTTGAGGAAAACCTCTGTACGCATGGATTTGATTATTGGGAAAGTCAGCAAAGGGTTTGCTGAAGCGCTTAATGAGCGAAATATCCAACTCGACACAAATGGACTGGAAGAACTGCCTCCTGTTTTTGCCGACCCCGATCTGATCCAGAAGGTTTTTTATCACCTTGTCATGAACGCCATCAAATTCACGCCGGATGGAGGTTCGGTTACGGTCTCGGGCAGGCATCTCAACGGGGATGCAGTGCCGCAGGTCGAAATGACCGTTTCTGATACAGGGATTGGGATCGACGCCTCTTCGCTTCCATTGATCTTTGAAAGGTTCAGTCAAACAGGCGAGGTGCTTTTGCATTCCTCCGGAAAGACGAAATTTAAAGGCGGTGGTCCGGGGCTGGGGCTTGCCATCGCGCGTGGAATTGTGGAGGCACATGGAGGGCGTATTCGGGCGGAGAGTCCGGGGTACAATGAGGAGACAAATCCGGGCAGTACATTTGTAGTTACCCTGCCTGTTGAAAAGGCACCGGAGACAGAATCATGA
- a CDS encoding AEC family transporter, producing MPINELITTFADNLLPILLVAGSGFALGKLLTIDSRSLGRVVFYVFSPLLVFDLMIKSELDLRQALTTVGYTTSVILAMGLLAFLLGKLFRLERTYLLAVILTVAFGNTGNYGLPLVKFAFGTDALAVASLFYVTTTILFNTIGVVIASLGHMDLKSSILGLFKVPVVYGVVLALLIKGIGMQLPLPLSRTIEIAAHGAIPLMLVLLGLELTRIEWSHSFRAAGLGVLAKLVLGPLVGILLAGWFGLQGPARQGSVIEAAMPAAVATTVIATEYKLEPSLVTAIVFLGTALSPLTLTPLLVYLAR from the coding sequence ATGCCCATCAACGAACTCATCACGACCTTTGCCGACAATCTGCTCCCCATCCTGCTTGTTGCCGGCTCGGGATTTGCGCTTGGAAAACTTCTGACCATAGATTCGCGTTCGCTTGGGCGCGTGGTGTTCTATGTCTTCAGCCCATTGCTGGTCTTTGACCTGATGATAAAAAGCGAACTCGACCTGCGGCAAGCCCTGACAACCGTCGGCTATACAACTTCCGTGATCCTTGCCATGGGACTGCTTGCCTTTTTGCTGGGGAAGTTATTCCGACTTGAAAGAACATATCTGCTGGCTGTCATCCTTACCGTTGCATTTGGAAACACAGGCAATTACGGTCTCCCTCTCGTCAAGTTCGCCTTTGGCACTGACGCACTGGCAGTGGCCTCCCTTTTCTATGTGACCACGACCATCCTATTCAACACGATTGGCGTGGTGATCGCATCCCTTGGCCACATGGATTTGAAATCATCGATCCTTGGCCTCTTTAAAGTACCGGTTGTATACGGCGTGGTATTGGCGCTTCTTATCAAGGGGATAGGCATGCAATTGCCGCTGCCCCTTTCGCGCACGATTGAGATTGCGGCACACGGGGCAATTCCGCTCATGCTTGTTTTGCTCGGTCTCGAATTGACCCGCATCGAATGGTCGCACAGTTTCCGCGCCGCAGGCCTGGGTGTTCTTGCAAAATTGGTGCTCGGGCCGCTCGTTGGCATCCTGTTGGCCGGCTGGTTCGGCTTGCAGGGACCTGCCCGGCAGGGCAGTGTGATCGAAGCCGCCATGCCGGCCGCAGTGGCAACGACCGTGATCGCAACCGAATACAAACTGGAGCCATCGCTTGTCACGGCAATCGTTTTTCTTGGCACGGCGCTCAGCCCGCTTACGTTGACACCATTGCTGGTTTATCTGGCGAGGTAG
- a CDS encoding Flp family type IVb pilin: MNLKYSTKKNEKGQGLVEYVLILVFVGIVLIGALAVFGDEVKNTTSIFMGSFGYSLHEGVLIIPGLGPSLTPIVSSTPLATSTPTPLHGSTTIATSTPLATSTPTATSTPTVIPIGTWITCANENGFCSFSGTAQVRYGANDIWVIQTHTDGVACTNAVFGDPVWGVVKTCQVYQIATSTPTATSTPTASPTPTATSTPTATSTPTATPTSTVTPVGTWITCANENGFCSFSGTAQVRYGANDIWVTQTRTDGVACTNAVFGDPVVGVVKTCQIYQIASPTPTP; this comes from the coding sequence ATGAATCTGAAATATTCAACCAAAAAGAACGAAAAGGGGCAGGGGCTTGTGGAGTATGTACTTATCTTGGTTTTCGTTGGGATCGTACTCATAGGTGCATTGGCGGTCTTCGGTGATGAAGTTAAAAATACGACATCCATTTTCATGGGCTCGTTTGGGTACAGCCTTCATGAAGGGGTATTAATAATTCCAGGTCTAGGACCCTCACTCACTCCAATTGTCTCATCCACTCCGCTCGCCACATCCACTCCAACTCCGCTCCACGGATCCACCACAATTGCCACATCCACCCCGCTCGCCACATCCACTCCAACCGCCACGTCCACTCCAACTGTGATCCCGATCGGCACATGGATTACTTGCGCAAACGAAAATGGGTTCTGCAGCTTTAGCGGAACAGCTCAGGTTCGATATGGAGCGAACGACATTTGGGTCATCCAAACCCATACAGATGGTGTCGCTTGCACAAATGCGGTCTTTGGCGATCCTGTTTGGGGAGTTGTGAAAACCTGCCAGGTTTATCAAATCGCCACATCCACTCCAACTGCCACATCCACTCCAACTGCCTCACCCACTCCAACCGCCACATCCACTCCAACCGCCACGTCCACTCCAACTGCCACCCCAACTTCAACTGTGACCCCTGTCGGCACATGGATTACTTGCGCAAACGAAAATGGATTCTGCAGCTTTAGCGGAACAGCTCAGGTTCGATATGGAGCGAACGACATTTGGGTCACCCAAACCCGTACAGATGGTGTCGCTTGCACGAACGCGGTCTTTGGCGATCCTGTTGTTGGGGTTGTAAAAACCTGCCAGATTTATCAAATCGCCTCGCCCACTCCAACCCCTTAA
- the radC gene encoding DNA repair protein RadC, whose amino-acid sequence MTDPVSKPTYRISDLHESDRPRERLSSLGPQALTNAELIAILLRVGVQGENAVEVGQRLLQKFGGLRGLHRAPLNELTDQHGIGEAKAAQIKAAIELGRRLTLESPEERPSINSPADAASLVQYEMSALEQEHLRVILLDRRNRVLETVEVYKGSVNSSQVRVGELFKDAIRTNASGLIVVHNHPSGDPTPSPDDVAVTRAIVQAGKLLDVEILDHLVIGQGSWISMKERGLGFG is encoded by the coding sequence ATGACCGACCCTGTCTCCAAACCCACCTATCGAATCTCGGATTTGCACGAATCAGACCGCCCGCGGGAGAGACTGTCCTCCCTTGGCCCGCAGGCGTTGACCAACGCGGAGTTGATTGCCATTCTATTGCGTGTGGGTGTGCAGGGAGAGAACGCTGTGGAAGTCGGGCAGCGTTTGCTGCAAAAGTTTGGCGGGTTGCGTGGTTTGCATCGCGCGCCGTTAAATGAATTGACCGACCAGCATGGAATTGGTGAAGCCAAGGCTGCACAGATCAAAGCTGCGATTGAACTTGGGAGAAGGCTTACCCTCGAATCGCCCGAGGAGCGTCCGTCCATTAACAGCCCGGCGGATGCGGCTTCGCTTGTGCAGTATGAAATGTCGGCATTGGAGCAGGAGCATTTGCGGGTAATTTTGCTGGACAGACGAAACCGGGTTCTTGAGACGGTGGAAGTATATAAAGGGTCTGTCAATTCATCGCAGGTCAGGGTGGGGGAATTGTTCAAGGATGCAATCCGCACCAACGCCTCGGGGCTGATCGTGGTGCATAACCATCCAAGCGGTGATCCAACACCCAGCCCCGATGACGTGGCAGTGACCCGCGCCATTGTGCAGGCGGGGAAATTACTGGATGTGGAGATCCTCGATCATTTGGTGATCGGGCAGGGGAGCTGGATTTCGATGAAGGAAAGAGGGTTGGGGTTTGGATAA
- a CDS encoding acylphosphatase: protein METDPNKKIRVHIWVKGRVQGVGFRAHVEYNALQIGVLGWVRNLGQDTVETVAEGTRAQIDEFIEMVKQGSLVSRVDEARVEYEQPTGHLEGFTSKSSM from the coding sequence GTGGAAACCGACCCAAATAAGAAAATTCGTGTACACATCTGGGTAAAGGGACGCGTACAGGGCGTGGGCTTCCGCGCGCATGTGGAATATAACGCCCTGCAGATCGGCGTATTGGGTTGGGTGCGCAATCTGGGACAGGATACGGTGGAAACCGTCGCCGAGGGGACACGCGCGCAAATTGACGAATTCATCGAGATGGTAAAGCAGGGTTCGCTCGTTTCACGCGTGGATGAAGCCCGCGTGGAATATGAGCAACCGACCGGTCATTTGGAGGGATTCACTTCCAAAAGCAGCATGTAA
- the miaB gene encoding tRNA (N6-isopentenyl adenosine(37)-C2)-methylthiotransferase MiaB: MKYHIWTEGCQMNVADSQRVGSSLEHLGYTLTETIEEADVIVLNTCVVRQSAEDKAIGRVSSLAPLKKKNPNLVINLMGCLVGVRGAEKLREKLPYVDVFSPPSDPSPLISHLTQGEIQSMEDAETTRRFLMMDDELILPVAEQGRLVSAHVPIVYGCSHACTFCIIPYKRGGERSRPVGDIVSDIRSLARQGVKEITLLGQIVDRYGKDIPDGPNLAALLRIIHDVEGIERIRFLTSHPNYFDDDLIHAIAELPRVMPHIELPIQAGDDEVLLNMKRGYTQGQYRDLIAKIRAHIPNCSIATDIIVGFPGETDEQFMETHRVLSDLKLDVAHLARYSVRGGTVATRRMEDNITDEEKMRRFRMLEDLQEQIVAGINMKYLGETVDVLFEEKVKGRWRGRTPTNKLVFAESDEDLRGKLCSVTVTWTGPWSMQAVLQKQPELISI; this comes from the coding sequence ATGAAATACCACATCTGGACCGAAGGCTGCCAAATGAACGTCGCCGACTCACAGCGGGTTGGCTCGTCACTCGAGCATCTTGGCTATACCCTTACCGAAACCATCGAAGAAGCCGATGTGATCGTTCTAAATACCTGTGTCGTGCGGCAGTCCGCCGAAGACAAGGCGATCGGGCGTGTCTCGTCGCTTGCACCTTTGAAGAAGAAAAACCCCAACCTTGTCATCAACTTGATGGGCTGTCTCGTCGGCGTGCGCGGTGCAGAAAAATTGAGGGAAAAACTCCCGTATGTGGATGTCTTCTCTCCGCCCTCCGACCCCTCGCCTTTGATCTCGCATCTCACCCAGGGCGAGATCCAATCCATGGAAGATGCTGAAACCACCCGCCGCTTCCTGATGATGGACGATGAGTTGATCCTCCCCGTGGCAGAGCAGGGCAGGCTGGTCAGCGCGCATGTGCCCATCGTGTACGGGTGCTCGCACGCCTGTACCTTCTGTATCATCCCCTACAAACGCGGCGGTGAGCGTTCACGTCCCGTCGGGGACATAGTCAGCGACATCCGCTCGCTGGCGCGGCAGGGCGTAAAGGAAATCACCCTGCTCGGTCAGATCGTGGACCGCTACGGCAAGGACATTCCGGATGGTCCAAATCTTGCGGCGCTCCTGCGCATCATTCATGATGTCGAGGGCATTGAACGCATCCGCTTCCTGACCTCGCATCCCAATTACTTCGACGACGACCTTATCCATGCCATTGCCGAATTACCACGCGTGATGCCGCACATCGAACTTCCCATTCAGGCCGGCGATGATGAAGTACTGCTCAATATGAAGCGTGGATACACCCAAGGACAATACCGCGACCTGATCGCAAAGATCCGCGCCCACATCCCAAACTGTTCCATCGCGACAGACATCATCGTCGGATTCCCCGGCGAGACCGACGAACAATTCATGGAAACCCACCGCGTCTTATCGGACCTGAAACTGGATGTTGCCCATCTGGCACGCTATTCCGTTCGAGGGGGTACCGTTGCCACCCGCCGCATGGAAGACAACATTACCGACGAGGAGAAGATGCGCCGCTTCCGCATGTTGGAGGATTTGCAGGAACAGATCGTTGCCGGGATTAACATGAAATACCTAGGCGAAACCGTGGACGTTTTGTTTGAAGAAAAAGTAAAGGGCCGCTGGCGCGGACGCACCCCCACCAACAAACTCGTCTTTGCAGAGTCGGACGAAGACCTGCGCGGCAAACTATGCTCCGTCACCGTCACCTGGACGGGACCGTGGTCGATGCAGGCCGTGTTGCAAAAGCAGCCGGAATTGATTTCAATCTAG
- the polX gene encoding DNA polymerase/3'-5' exonuclease PolX: MMNNRQLADTFTLIANLLEIKGEVIYVILAYRKASENLMSLGREAGEYWKEGKLREIPGVGKAIAEKIDELLSRGTLGFLENLKKEIPEELAGWLQVPGLGPKKIALIWKTLNITALSELETAAKNGQLRDIPGMGAKSESAILEGIASLARRSGRIPLGRAYPLAQEIIQVLKGVKGVTAAESAGSLRRMRSTVGDLDILVAANDSAAVMEAFVNLKGVSRVLGKGETKASIEFTDGVRAQVWVHPPQKFGTALQYATGSKDHNVKLRQIALDKGLSLSEHALTNVKGQGEILCSTEEDVYKTLGLPWIPPELREDRGEVEAAKANKLPKLIQVKDIKSNLQTHSTWSDGRLSMLEMARAAAKRGIKVIAFTDHSVGLGVAGGMKMEDHKKQAAEIKKIQKELGDEILVLHSTEVEIKADGTLDYPDEFLATLDIVVASLHTSLRQPRERITQRLLNAVRNPHVDIIGHPTGREIPDREGADLDMEVILKAAAESGVAMEINAHPSRLDLDDMFVRRAKELGVRISINTDAHSEGDLDMLHYGVAIARRAWLEPKDVINTWTARKLLDWLKKRG, encoded by the coding sequence ATGATGAACAATCGTCAACTTGCGGATACGTTTACGCTGATCGCCAATCTCCTGGAGATCAAGGGCGAGGTGATCTACGTCATTCTTGCCTATCGCAAAGCGTCTGAAAATCTAATGTCGCTCGGCCGCGAAGCCGGCGAATATTGGAAGGAGGGGAAGCTGCGCGAGATCCCCGGCGTGGGCAAAGCCATTGCCGAAAAGATTGACGAGCTGCTTTCCCGCGGCACACTTGGATTTCTGGAAAACCTGAAAAAGGAGATCCCTGAAGAATTGGCGGGATGGCTGCAGGTGCCGGGCTTGGGACCGAAGAAGATCGCGCTCATCTGGAAGACGTTGAACATCACGGCTCTTTCGGAACTGGAAACTGCCGCGAAAAATGGACAGCTTCGCGACATTCCGGGCATGGGCGCCAAGTCCGAGAGCGCCATTCTGGAAGGCATCGCGTCCCTCGCCCGCAGGTCCGGGCGGATTCCATTGGGGCGGGCCTATCCGCTCGCGCAGGAGATCATCCAGGTCCTCAAAGGTGTGAAGGGGGTCACCGCAGCAGAATCCGCCGGCAGTTTAAGAAGGATGCGTTCCACCGTCGGTGACCTGGATATTCTTGTTGCGGCAAACGATTCCGCCGCAGTCATGGAAGCCTTTGTCAACCTGAAAGGTGTCAGCCGCGTGCTGGGGAAAGGCGAAACGAAAGCCAGCATCGAATTCACAGACGGCGTGCGCGCGCAGGTGTGGGTGCATCCGCCGCAGAAGTTTGGCACCGCCTTGCAATATGCAACAGGTTCGAAGGATCATAATGTAAAGCTGCGGCAGATCGCACTGGATAAGGGCTTGTCGTTATCAGAGCACGCGTTGACGAACGTTAAAGGCCAGGGAGAAATTTTATGTTCCACCGAAGAGGACGTTTATAAAACACTGGGCTTGCCGTGGATACCGCCCGAACTGCGCGAAGACCGCGGCGAGGTGGAAGCGGCGAAAGCGAACAAACTTCCGAAGTTGATTCAGGTGAAGGATATCAAGTCCAATTTGCAAACGCACTCCACATGGAGCGACGGCAGGTTGAGCATGCTGGAGATGGCACGCGCGGCGGCAAAGCGCGGCATCAAGGTGATTGCGTTTACCGATCATTCGGTTGGGCTGGGCGTTGCGGGCGGCATGAAAATGGAAGACCATAAAAAGCAGGCTGCCGAGATCAAGAAAATTCAAAAAGAACTCGGCGATGAAATTCTGGTTTTGCATTCCACCGAGGTGGAGATCAAAGCCGACGGCACGCTTGATTATCCCGATGAATTTCTCGCCACGCTCGATATCGTAGTCGCGTCATTGCACACCAGCCTGCGCCAGCCGCGCGAGAGAATCACACAGCGGTTGTTGAACGCTGTTCGCAACCCGCATGTGGACATTATCGGTCATCCCACGGGACGTGAAATCCCGGACCGGGAAGGGGCGGATTTGGATATGGAAGTGATTCTCAAGGCTGCGGCGGAATCCGGTGTGGCGATGGAGATCAACGCCCACCCCTCCCGCCTCGACCTTGACGATATGTTTGTCCGCCGCGCCAAGGAGTTGGGCGTACGCATCAGCATTAACACCGATGCGCACTCCGAAGGCGATCTGGATATGCTTCATTATGGTGTTGCGATTGCGCGCCGCGCCTGGCTGGAACCGAAGGATGTCATCAATACGTGGACGGCAAGGAAGTTATTGGATTGGTTGAAGAAGAGAGGATAG
- a CDS encoding class I SAM-dependent methyltransferase, whose translation MDHNEHVNLLHPANLGPGGSWADLGAGSGAFTCALRELIGATADIHAVDTDRTSLRQLEREHQGRFGSSKHLHTIEGDFSRTLDLPPLDGILTANSLHYFEDTGKILKHVRSLLKTNGMLLVIEYNVDLGNQWVPHPFSFDTFRTLAMQTGFGEPRLLATHPSRFLREFYSALTTKTD comes from the coding sequence ATGGACCACAACGAGCATGTCAATTTACTGCACCCCGCAAATCTTGGGCCAGGCGGTTCGTGGGCGGACCTTGGGGCCGGCTCCGGTGCCTTTACATGTGCCCTGCGCGAACTGATCGGGGCGACTGCGGACATCCATGCCGTGGACACAGACCGGACCAGCCTGCGTCAATTGGAACGGGAACATCAAGGCCGCTTCGGAAGCTCAAAACACCTTCATACAATTGAAGGGGATTTTTCACGGACATTAGATCTACCCCCGCTTGACGGCATCCTGACAGCAAACTCCCTGCATTATTTCGAGGATACCGGGAAAATATTAAAACATGTCAGGTCCCTGCTGAAAACAAACGGCATGCTGCTCGTGATCGAATACAACGTGGATTTGGGCAACCAATGGGTTCCGCATCCATTTTCATTCGACACATTCCGCACACTCGCCATGCAGACTGGCTTTGGCGAGCCGCGTCTGCTGGCCACCCATCCATCCAGATTTCTGCGCGAGTTCTACTCCGCATTGACAACGAAGACCGATTGA